Proteins encoded within one genomic window of Paracoccus sp. TOH:
- a CDS encoding FAD-binding oxidoreductase, translating into MALITEESPINFRDALPDKVDVLIIGGGVIGVSAALCLAEDGLRVAVLEKGRIAGEQSSRNWGWIRQLGRDEAELPIVTEATRIWKDMPARIGADIGHRVEGLAYLARKESDRVKFESFLDVAKRHQLVVKRLDRSDVENLIKSRPGYWIGGLQCESDSRAEPWVAVPAMARAAQKRGAIIRENCAVRGLDYSAGKVTGVVSEHGIVKADAVLLAGGAWSRLFLQRHGKHFPQLSVLASVARTAEAPNIYGGGALDSSLAFRRREDGGYTLAFTDHHSFFLGRDAFSSLFDFFRAAWRERGKTYPKPWAPAYYPDAWGTPKKWSNDLVSPFERMRVLNPKPRAGAAKVLKRRFAERFPALADIRILDSWAGMIDAMPDIVPTMDSVPGLQGLWVASGFSGHGFGIGPAAGRIMSDLIQGRPAGHDLSRFRFNRFSDGTPLKLGPAI; encoded by the coding sequence ATGGCCCTGATTACCGAAGAATCCCCGATCAATTTCCGCGACGCCTTGCCCGACAAGGTCGATGTATTGATTATCGGCGGCGGGGTCATTGGCGTGTCTGCCGCGCTTTGTCTGGCCGAGGACGGGCTCAGGGTGGCGGTGCTTGAAAAAGGCCGCATCGCCGGCGAGCAATCCAGCCGGAACTGGGGCTGGATTCGCCAGCTTGGACGCGACGAGGCGGAATTGCCGATCGTCACCGAAGCCACCCGCATCTGGAAGGACATGCCGGCGCGGATCGGCGCCGATATCGGTCACCGGGTGGAGGGTCTGGCCTATCTGGCCAGGAAGGAAAGCGATCGCGTCAAGTTCGAATCCTTCCTGGATGTTGCGAAACGTCACCAGCTGGTCGTCAAAAGACTTGATCGCAGCGATGTCGAGAATCTGATAAAGAGCCGCCCGGGATACTGGATCGGCGGCCTTCAATGCGAAAGCGATTCCCGCGCCGAACCATGGGTCGCGGTTCCGGCGATGGCGCGCGCCGCGCAAAAGCGGGGCGCGATCATCCGTGAAAACTGCGCCGTCCGCGGGCTCGATTATTCGGCCGGCAAGGTCACCGGCGTCGTTTCCGAGCATGGCATCGTCAAGGCCGATGCGGTGCTTCTGGCCGGTGGTGCCTGGTCGCGGCTTTTCCTGCAGCGTCACGGCAAGCATTTCCCGCAGCTCAGCGTGCTGGCCAGCGTGGCGCGAACCGCCGAGGCGCCCAATATCTACGGTGGCGGCGCGCTCGATTCCTCGCTGGCCTTCCGCCGCCGCGAGGACGGCGGTTATACGCTGGCATTCACCGATCATCATTCGTTCTTTTTGGGCCGCGATGCGTTTTCCTCGCTGTTCGACTTTTTCCGGGCCGCCTGGCGCGAACGCGGCAAGACCTATCCCAAGCCTTGGGCGCCGGCATATTATCCCGATGCCTGGGGCACGCCGAAAAAATGGAGCAATGACCTGGTTTCGCCGTTCGAGAGAATGCGCGTGCTGAACCCCAAGCCGAGAGCCGGGGCCGCGAAGGTGCTGAAAAGAAGATTCGCCGAGCGTTTTCCCGCTTTGGCCGATATCCGCATCCTCGACAGCTGGGCCGGGATGATCGACGCGATGCCGGATATCGTGCCGACGATGGACAGCGTGCCGGGGCTGCAGGGGCTCTGGGTCGCCTCCGGCTTCAGCGGCCATGGATTTGGCATCGGTCCCGCCGCGGGACGCATCATGTCCGACCTGATCCAGGGCCGCCCGGCGGGGCACGACCTTTCGCGGTTCAGGTTCAACCGGTTCAGCGACGGCACGCCCCTGAAGCTTGGGCCTGCGATCTGA
- a CDS encoding MFS transporter produces MAREDRAPGALAELMPESWKSVLAAFAAAYGTGLLALIALPFMVAANMRTLQIDEAAAGILSSLEFLGVFITSVVFAPRMARVDRRRLALTGAGIVVLANVASAYWGTYESLSVLRLIAGLGAGLALATGNATISNARRPERFAGWMTVLLVALQTLVSASFGYIAESWGQPGVYLALAGTVLVLMALMLFMPRSAPTRDFPESETVIHGRLPILGLAGIAILVGMFAFSLRDTMSWAFLTSIGISAGLTESEVGSLLAQSALIGISGPLLAALIGARFGLTLPLILGIILSGLVTYAISQSSNSASLYSTAVLAWVGIYWLCVAYLTALAAEMDINGRIAAAAGSALILGIAVGPSVGGAMISGGGYGKVGHFNNLLVLITLIGALTAYRLLRKSRNGNLAHASADPLN; encoded by the coding sequence ATGGCACGAGAAGACAGAGCGCCCGGCGCGCTGGCAGAACTTATGCCTGAAAGCTGGAAGTCCGTCCTGGCCGCCTTTGCAGCGGCCTATGGGACCGGCCTGCTCGCGCTGATCGCCCTGCCGTTCATGGTCGCGGCCAACATGCGCACGCTGCAGATCGACGAGGCGGCTGCCGGAATACTGAGCTCGTTGGAATTTCTCGGCGTCTTCATCACCTCGGTGGTGTTCGCGCCGCGCATGGCGCGGGTCGATCGCCGCCGCCTGGCGCTGACTGGCGCCGGCATCGTCGTTCTGGCCAATGTCGCCAGCGCCTATTGGGGCACCTATGAATCGCTGAGCGTGCTGCGCCTGATCGCCGGCCTCGGCGCGGGCCTGGCGCTGGCCACCGGCAACGCCACCATTTCCAACGCCAGGCGGCCCGAGCGGTTCGCCGGGTGGATGACGGTGCTGCTGGTCGCGCTGCAAACCCTGGTCAGCGCCTCGTTCGGCTATATCGCCGAATCCTGGGGGCAGCCGGGCGTCTATCTTGCGCTGGCGGGGACGGTGCTGGTGCTGATGGCGCTCATGCTGTTCATGCCGCGTTCGGCCCCGACCCGGGATTTCCCCGAAAGCGAGACGGTGATCCACGGCCGGCTGCCGATCCTCGGCCTTGCCGGGATTGCGATCCTCGTGGGCATGTTCGCCTTCTCCCTGCGCGACACCATGTCCTGGGCGTTCCTGACCAGCATCGGCATCTCGGCCGGCCTGACCGAATCCGAGGTCGGCAGCCTGCTTGCGCAATCGGCGCTGATCGGTATTTCCGGACCGTTGCTGGCGGCCCTGATCGGCGCGCGCTTCGGGCTGACGCTGCCGCTCATCCTCGGCATCATTCTTTCGGGTCTGGTGACCTATGCGATCAGCCAATCCTCCAACAGCGCCTCGCTCTACTCGACCGCGGTTCTTGCCTGGGTCGGCATCTATTGGCTTTGCGTCGCCTATCTGACCGCGCTTGCGGCCGAGATGGACATCAACGGCCGGATCGCGGCGGCCGCGGGCAGCGCGCTGATCCTGGGGATCGCGGTCGGGCCCAGCGTCGGCGGCGCCATGATCAGCGGCGGCGGCTACGGCAAGGTCGGCCACTTCAACAACCTGCTGGTGCTCATCACCCTGATCGGGGCGCTGACGGCCTACCGGCTGCTGCGCAAGAGCCGTAACGGCAACCTGGCCCATGCCTCGGCCGATCCGCTGAACTGA
- a CDS encoding PAS domain-containing protein, with amino-acid sequence MTVSSHRSAALVDLLSADGNIRDCEAAQASALGFRLQEIAGRPWERIYPPSSLRQIESFFAEPHRGPIATRLHLLDAESRLVEVQAIAEFVRDEAGELLLRLFKWIEAPFLQATLRQAEDLAILSDFVASSDDPGWCVEFDEPVDLSAPDQEVVRQVFSNRCKLRFCNAAMGRYYRLPEGEDMNAKPWSQIFSRNPANERFIRELIRCNFNGKRIISVDMRYDGVSMTVENDIRSFIRGNLLYRLWGTVRDVTHHLYNTETLRKQVSNLEDLLTAIPDPLLVIGASAMVIHTNAAAEDLLGLPAERILDHPYDDLIGPEAGSALLQELLADSVTQRLQSPLVAQMIGRDGPLSVEVSASRLENGGNSCIIVSLRRIARRGRWRDKGMSLAFLQAE; translated from the coding sequence ATGACAGTTTCGAGCCACCGCTCCGCCGCCCTCGTCGATCTTCTGTCCGCAGATGGGAACATCCGCGACTGCGAAGCCGCTCAGGCCAGCGCGCTCGGCTTTCGCCTGCAGGAGATCGCGGGCAGGCCGTGGGAGCGGATTTACCCGCCAAGCTCCCTGCGGCAGATCGAATCCTTCTTTGCCGAGCCGCATCGCGGGCCGATCGCAACCCGGCTTCACCTGCTGGATGCCGAAAGCCGGCTGGTCGAGGTGCAGGCCATCGCGGAATTCGTCCGCGACGAGGCGGGTGAATTGCTGCTGCGCCTTTTCAAGTGGATCGAGGCGCCATTTCTGCAGGCGACGCTGCGCCAGGCCGAGGATCTCGCTATCCTGTCGGATTTCGTGGCCAGTTCGGACGATCCGGGCTGGTGCGTGGAGTTCGACGAGCCGGTCGATCTTTCCGCCCCCGACCAGGAGGTGGTGCGTCAGGTTTTTTCCAACCGCTGCAAGCTGCGCTTTTGCAATGCGGCCATGGGACGCTACTACCGGCTTCCCGAAGGCGAGGACATGAACGCCAAGCCGTGGTCGCAGATATTCTCGCGCAATCCCGCCAACGAGCGTTTCATCCGCGAACTCATCCGCTGCAACTTCAACGGCAAGCGCATCATCTCCGTGGACATGCGTTACGACGGCGTCAGCATGACGGTCGAGAACGACATCCGCAGTTTCATCCGCGGCAACCTGCTGTATCGCCTTTGGGGGACGGTCCGCGATGTCACGCATCACCTGTACAATACCGAAACGCTTCGCAAGCAGGTCTCGAACCTCGAGGATCTGCTGACCGCCATCCCGGATCCGCTGCTGGTGATCGGCGCCTCGGCCATGGTCATCCATACCAATGCCGCCGCCGAGGATCTGCTCGGACTGCCGGCGGAGCGGATTCTGGACCACCCTTACGATGACCTGATCGGCCCCGAGGCCGGCAGCGCGCTGTTGCAGGAACTGCTTGCCGACAGCGTGACGCAGAGATTGCAGAGCCCGCTCGTCGCACAGATGATCGGGCGGGACGGCCCCCTTTCCGTCGAGGTAAGCGCCAGTCGCCTGGAGAACGGCGGCAACAGCTGCATCATCGTCAGCCTGCGCAGGATCGCCAGGCGCGGGCGGTGGCGCGACAAGGGCATGTCCTTGGCATTCCTGCAGGCCGAATAG
- a CDS encoding sigma 54-interacting transcriptional regulator produces MKQTAQASSPQVSATASVLRGLMALPDGILCVASDRRVIFLNPEAASMLGVRATELVGQDFSHLGRLGGYDDWSPVLGAVAERMNGEFLLRSGLRSALLVTVRRAAPDNQAMVLQLRDLEVFDHARRRASGVQMPRESSGSNRKMRPDFAKQRQISRYLDTIMSRGERALLHGAGVLISGESGVGKTEVARYLHGYISEPSNPFVVVNCAAIPETLFETELFGYEKGAFTGALNTGKKGLIEQADGGTLFLDEVGEIPLQLQAKLLSFLEERTIQRVGGERQKAVNVRLISATNRDLKAMVAEDRFRLDLYFRLTVVELAMQPLRETRELIPHLIERFTQFLNQRLQEPMRIGPRLLQVLNDYDYPGNVRELYNILQQVVVLGEDEVLARLDAPQSRGGAGDADADAPEVARSLKEMVAEYERGLIEQAIRRHGSKRRAAAALNVDIGTIVRKTRVSS; encoded by the coding sequence ATGAAGCAGACCGCGCAAGCTAGCAGCCCGCAGGTATCGGCCACGGCATCCGTTCTGCGCGGCCTGATGGCCTTGCCCGACGGGATCCTCTGCGTCGCCTCCGACCGCCGCGTCATCTTTCTCAACCCGGAGGCGGCGTCGATGCTGGGCGTCCGGGCGACCGAGCTGGTCGGACAGGATTTCAGCCATCTGGGACGCCTGGGCGGCTATGACGACTGGTCGCCGGTCCTGGGCGCCGTGGCCGAGCGGATGAACGGCGAGTTCCTGCTGCGCAGCGGCCTTCGTTCCGCGCTTCTGGTCACGGTGCGGCGCGCGGCGCCCGACAACCAGGCCATGGTGCTGCAACTGCGCGATCTCGAGGTCTTCGACCATGCGCGCAGACGCGCCTCGGGGGTGCAGATGCCGCGCGAAAGCAGCGGCAGCAACCGCAAGATGCGCCCGGATTTCGCCAAGCAGCGGCAGATCTCGCGCTATCTCGACACCATCATGTCGCGCGGCGAGCGGGCGCTGCTGCATGGCGCGGGGGTGCTGATCTCGGGCGAAAGCGGCGTCGGCAAGACCGAGGTGGCGCGCTATCTGCACGGCTATATCAGCGAGCCGAGCAATCCCTTCGTGGTCGTGAACTGCGCGGCGATCCCCGAAACCCTGTTCGAGACCGAGCTGTTCGGCTATGAAAAGGGCGCGTTCACCGGCGCGCTCAATACCGGGAAGAAGGGCCTGATCGAACAGGCCGACGGCGGCACCCTGTTCCTGGACGAGGTGGGCGAGATCCCGCTTCAGCTTCAGGCCAAGCTGCTGTCCTTCCTCGAGGAGCGCACGATCCAGAGGGTCGGGGGCGAACGCCAGAAAGCCGTCAACGTGCGGCTGATCTCGGCCACCAACCGCGACCTGAAGGCGATGGTCGCCGAAGATCGCTTCCGGCTGGATCTCTATTTCCGCCTCACGGTGGTCGAACTGGCGATGCAGCCGCTGCGCGAGACGCGCGAACTTATCCCCCATCTCATCGAGCGTTTCACCCAGTTCCTCAACCAGCGCCTGCAGGAGCCGATGCGGATCGGCCCGCGATTGCTTCAGGTGCTGAACGACTATGATTATCCGGGAAACGTGCGCGAGCTCTACAACATCCTGCAACAGGTGGTCGTGCTGGGCGAGGACGAGGTGCTGGCGCGGCTCGACGCGCCGCAATCGCGCGGCGGGGCAGGGGATGCCGATGCCGACGCGCCCGAGGTCGCGCGGAGCCTCAAGGAAATGGTCGCGGAATACGAGCGCGGCCTGATCGAGCAGGCGATCCGCCGGCACGGCAGCAAGAGACGGGCGGCGGCGGCCCTGAACGTTGACATCGGTACCATCGTCCGCAAGACCAGGGTAAGCTCCTGA
- the rpoN gene encoding RNA polymerase factor sigma-54: protein MQKRAIQVGYSVSAQVRPLINITPELRQAIALLQMDAGELGGFLAEQAARNPFLRLRLPGHGSSSHHARTDPAQDLPADGTSLIAHVLDQLRFCRIEPNERHAAQILIDALSPSGWLERGLDELAQDHAVPSARLETVLKKLQTMEPTGLFARDLADCLRLQLAERGQMDPAAASVLAALGVLATGGDQALAAETGLPLCEVRRVLALLRQLDPKPGGGFTFDPPRQIVPDLILERRDGNWHVAMNRSLLPDLRVDGSLFGKLGPEARRDMRAAYGTARWIVEAVERRHRTVLRIGAALVHHQSGYFDHGPAGLSPLSQRTVAENLGLSESTVSRVVNSVHLQAPDRIVALKTLFVKQIAPASAGKPLTTLQLCQEIQALLGPAAPAEPLTDSRITQILNERGFSIARRTVAKYRALCGIPCVKDRQRPPSGSLFLAGT, encoded by the coding sequence ATGCAGAAGCGCGCGATTCAGGTCGGTTACTCCGTCTCGGCCCAGGTGCGGCCGCTTATCAACATCACCCCGGAGTTGCGGCAGGCCATCGCGCTGCTTCAGATGGATGCCGGCGAACTTGGGGGATTCCTGGCCGAGCAGGCGGCCCGGAACCCGTTCCTGCGCCTGCGCCTGCCCGGCCACGGATCGTCCTCGCATCATGCCCGCACCGATCCGGCCCAGGATTTGCCGGCGGACGGAACCAGCCTCATCGCCCATGTGCTGGACCAGCTTCGCTTCTGCCGCATCGAGCCGAACGAGCGCCATGCGGCCCAGATCCTGATAGACGCCCTTTCGCCCTCGGGCTGGCTGGAGCGCGGCCTGGACGAACTGGCGCAGGATCACGCCGTGCCGTCGGCGCGTCTCGAAACCGTCCTGAAGAAGCTGCAGACGATGGAGCCGACCGGGCTCTTTGCCCGCGACCTGGCCGATTGCCTGCGCCTGCAGCTGGCCGAGCGCGGCCAGATGGACCCGGCCGCCGCCAGCGTGCTGGCCGCGCTCGGGGTGCTGGCGACCGGCGGCGATCAGGCGCTGGCGGCAGAGACCGGCCTGCCGCTGTGCGAGGTGCGGCGGGTGCTGGCGCTTTTGCGGCAGCTGGATCCGAAGCCGGGCGGCGGCTTCACCTTCGATCCCCCGCGCCAGATCGTGCCCGATCTGATCCTCGAACGCCGGGACGGGAACTGGCATGTTGCGATGAATCGCTCGCTTCTTCCCGATCTGCGCGTCGATGGCTCGCTGTTCGGAAAGCTTGGCCCCGAGGCGCGGCGGGACATGCGCGCCGCCTATGGCACCGCCCGCTGGATCGTCGAGGCCGTGGAACGGCGCCACCGGACGGTGCTGCGCATCGGCGCCGCGCTGGTCCATCATCAATCCGGCTATTTCGATCATGGTCCCGCCGGCCTGAGCCCGCTGTCGCAGCGAACCGTGGCCGAAAACCTCGGGCTGAGCGAAAGCACGGTCAGCCGGGTGGTGAACTCGGTCCATCTTCAGGCGCCGGACCGTATCGTCGCCCTGAAAACCCTGTTCGTGAAGCAGATCGCGCCCGCCTCGGCCGGCAAGCCTCTTACCACGCTGCAGCTTTGCCAGGAGATTCAGGCGCTGCTTGGACCGGCGGCGCCGGCCGAGCCGCTGACCGATTCCCGGATTACGCAGATCCTCAATGAACGCGGTTTTTCCATCGCGCGGCGCACGGTGGCGAAATATCGCGCGCTCTGCGGCATTCCCTGCGTCAAGGACCGCCAGCGGCCGCCATCCGGGAGCCTGTTCCTGGCCGGGACGTGA
- a CDS encoding DUF2285 domain-containing protein, whose protein sequence is MLLPVAHITDASGPTIKLAHLEGLDLRRAADGWHGIWRADGIAHQLWLPRGAPDTAAFYGTFLPSGAFYELRSHAARRFWRSIEGRRPGPEFRVMPAQLRQWHVLSLRALDARLHGESYRTIAEALLGFSGNKQDWEVDPLKNKTRRLVAHATMMMRGGYRLLLHYPIKADGQRWMGNP, encoded by the coding sequence ATGCTGCTGCCCGTGGCGCATATAACCGACGCGAGTGGTCCGACAATCAAGCTCGCCCACCTCGAAGGTCTCGATCTGCGCCGCGCGGCTGATGGTTGGCACGGCATCTGGCGGGCCGATGGCATCGCGCATCAATTGTGGCTGCCCCGCGGTGCTCCCGATACCGCAGCCTTCTACGGCACGTTTTTGCCTTCGGGTGCCTTCTACGAACTGCGATCCCATGCTGCCCGGCGGTTCTGGCGCTCGATCGAAGGCCGCCGGCCGGGGCCGGAGTTTCGGGTCATGCCCGCCCAACTCCGCCAATGGCACGTCCTATCCCTGCGTGCGCTCGACGCCCGCCTGCACGGCGAAAGCTACCGCACCATCGCCGAAGCGCTACTTGGATTCAGCGGCAACAAACAGGATTGGGAAGTCGATCCGCTTAAGAACAAGACGCGCCGCCTCGTCGCCCACGCTACCATGATGATGCGCGGCGGTTATCGGCTGCTGCTGCACTATCCCATCAAAGCAGATGGGCAGCGCTGGATGGGCAACCCTTGA
- a CDS encoding DUF6499 domain-containing protein codes for MLHIEWWHNAAYGYIWQLDASGFAWEYLRRNDEYRHDCQTLALTGRQDAQQLESFAHRWGLLFPE; via the coding sequence ATGCTGCATATAGAGTGGTGGCACAATGCGGCCTACGGATACATTTGGCAGCTTGATGCCTCCGGCTTTGCTTGGGAATATCTGCGCCGCAACGACGAATATCGCCATGACTGCCAGACATTGGCGTTGACCGGCAGACAGGATGCGCAGCAACTGGAATCGTTTGCGCATCGCTGGGGGTTGCTGTTTCCCGAGTGA
- a CDS encoding TetR/AcrR family transcriptional regulator — MPPPANSRTPRGRPKDPAKREALLDATRDLLLAHGMGVTTESVLEKAGVSKATLYANFLDKQALIEAVLSREAERIHLDKTDYDGGDLSLEPTLRAFGIRYLTFINERRLYGWDRLIVEASEISPDLAQRLFFAGPGRGYAELTAIISKAVEAGQLVIESPHAAAGDLRGLWLGFVGVEINLRVRPPLNPHEIEERAQRGVCLFMRLYGKRAC; from the coding sequence ATGCCGCCGCCAGCCAATTCCAGAACACCGCGCGGTCGACCAAAAGACCCGGCCAAACGCGAAGCCTTGCTGGACGCCACAAGAGACCTTCTTCTCGCTCACGGAATGGGCGTCACGACAGAGAGCGTGCTCGAAAAGGCAGGCGTGTCGAAAGCGACGCTCTACGCGAATTTTTTGGACAAGCAGGCGCTGATCGAAGCCGTTCTTTCCCGCGAAGCAGAACGAATCCATTTAGACAAGACTGACTATGATGGAGGCGATCTTTCTTTGGAGCCGACGCTGCGTGCGTTCGGCATCCGATACCTTACCTTTATCAATGAAAGACGGCTTTACGGCTGGGACAGACTCATCGTGGAGGCGTCCGAAATATCCCCCGATCTTGCCCAACGTCTTTTCTTTGCCGGTCCCGGCAGAGGTTACGCGGAATTGACGGCGATCATCAGCAAAGCGGTGGAAGCCGGGCAACTGGTTATTGAATCCCCACATGCGGCGGCCGGAGATTTGAGAGGGCTCTGGCTTGGCTTTGTCGGTGTCGAAATCAACCTTCGCGTTCGTCCGCCTCTCAATCCGCATGAAATTGAAGAACGTGCGCAGCGTGGCGTTTGTCTGTTTATGCGGCTGTATGGGAAACGCGCCTGTTAG
- a CDS encoding DoxX family protein yields MPPLISTLLDHPATFVVARVILTTLFWSEVILGITNFPAFVEAMKRVSLPFPKFFAVLTILLQLVGSVLLITNVSGLGWFGAGMLGVFTLLTIPYGHAFWKFPQPRRTQELHFVLEHITVVGGLLLAAILLTKG; encoded by the coding sequence ATGCCCCCGCTGATTTCCACCCTGCTTGACCACCCGGCGACCTTCGTTGTGGCGCGTGTCATCCTCACGACACTGTTTTGGAGCGAGGTCATTCTAGGGATCACGAACTTTCCAGCCTTCGTGGAGGCTATGAAGAGGGTTTCATTGCCGTTCCCGAAATTTTTCGCTGTGCTAACAATCCTGCTTCAACTCGTTGGATCGGTCTTGTTGATTACGAATGTCAGTGGCTTGGGCTGGTTCGGTGCCGGGATGCTCGGCGTGTTTACACTGCTGACCATTCCTTATGGTCACGCCTTTTGGAAATTTCCTCAGCCGCGCCGAACGCAAGAGCTTCATTTCGTGCTTGAGCACATCACTGTAGTTGGCGGCCTTCTGCTTGCCGCGATCCTTCTGACTAAGGGTTGA
- a CDS encoding conjugal transfer protein TraD: protein MRTWQVERRKRTRHLIELGGLVVKAGIVDLTGDDRATIYGALLWMADKLNSEDGKRARSLWAGMGKEAFAAEQETSNVTTSRS, encoded by the coding sequence ATGCGCACATGGCAGGTTGAACGCCGCAAGCGCACGCGGCACCTGATCGAACTTGGCGGTCTCGTCGTCAAAGCGGGTATCGTGGACCTGACTGGCGACGACCGGGCTACCATCTACGGCGCGCTGCTGTGGATGGCCGACAAGCTCAACAGCGAGGACGGCAAACGCGCACGAAGCCTGTGGGCCGGAATGGGGAAAGAGGCGTTCGCGGCAGAACAGGAAACGTCCAACGTCACCACGTCGCGGTCGTAG
- a CDS encoding conjugal transfer protein TraD — MRKPRDYDAELKALEDKARELKTRKVQQLGELVIATGADGLTADELAGALVALAETKDAGTREAWAKRGAEFFRGRSRRTASAPDRGAGGAATQSGGAQPASGGAGAV, encoded by the coding sequence ATGCGGAAACCCAGAGACTATGACGCGGAACTGAAGGCGCTTGAGGACAAGGCACGGGAACTGAAAACCCGCAAAGTGCAACAACTCGGCGAACTGGTGATCGCCACCGGGGCCGATGGCCTCACCGCCGACGAACTGGCCGGTGCGCTCGTCGCGCTGGCCGAAACCAAAGATGCCGGAACGAGGGAGGCATGGGCGAAACGCGGGGCAGAGTTCTTTCGTGGCAGGTCGCGGCGAACTGCATCAGCGCCTGATCGCGGCGCTGGCGGCGCTGCAACGCAATCGGGCGGCGCGCAACCGGCATCAGGCGGCGCGGGCGCGGTATGA